In Anas acuta chromosome 5, bAnaAcu1.1, whole genome shotgun sequence, a single window of DNA contains:
- the TRMT5 gene encoding tRNA (guanine(37)-N1)-methyltransferase isoform X3, whose protein sequence is MLLAQHSGRIPGLSAAAQTANFCTMREAVEENGSPELYSPHPEVRGMTLLNREAFKRTVVVPVLKVKKEIVHVLVKALKHTVLQRPGLKRVIEDPEDEGSKLVILDPHQVPEFSLGQAEQEVLKQLNIPPEVSRYNLELTYENFKSEEILRAVLPEGQDVTSGFSRVGHIAHFNLRDHQLPYKHLIGQVIIDKNPGITCVVNKTSIIDSTYRNFEMEVLAGESNLVTKVKENNISYELDFAKVYWNPRLSTEHGRIVELLKPGDVLFDVFAGIGPFAIPAAKKKCVVFANDLNPESYKWLLHNCKLNKVDNKIKAFNLDGRDFLLGPVREELSKALALEKEAQKPAVHIVMNLPASALEFLDVFRHLLVGEPCGAAVLPTVHCYGFSKHENPAKEIQERAEASLGASLDGRCATYLVRNVAPNKEMLCISFQVPADVLYKRPCPAEEKPASKRLCTGKDFTEENVVS, encoded by the exons ATGCTGTTGGCGCAACATTCTGGCAGAATACCTGgcctctctgcagcagctcagacaGCCAATTTCTGTACAATGCGTGAAGCCGTGGAGGAGAACGGCAGCCCCGAACTGTACTCGCCACATCCCGAAGTGCGAGGGATGACCCTGCTCAACAGAGAAGCTTTCAAAAGGACGGTCGTTGTTCCGGTTCttaaagtaaagaaagaaatcgTCCACGTGTTGGTGAAGGCCCTGAAGCACACGGTACTGCAGCGTCCTGGGCTAAAGCGAGTGATTGAGGATCCAGAAGATGAGGGCAGTAAACTTGTTATACTGGATCCTCATCAAGTACCCGAATTCTCGCTGGGACAGGCAGAGCAAGAGGTATTAAAGCAGCTTAACATTCCTCCTGAGGTGTCCAGGTATAACTTGGAGCTGACTTACGAGAATTTCAAGTCAGAGGAGATCCTCCGAGCGGTCCTTCCCGAAGGCCAGGATGTCACCTCTGGTTTTAGCCGCGTCGGTCACATAGCTCACTTCAATCTCAGGGACCATCAACTCCCTTACAAACATTTGATTG GACAGGTTATAATCGACAAGAATCCAGGCATCACCTGTGTGGTGAATAAAACCAGCATTATTGACAGCACGTACAGAAACTTTGAAATGGAAGTGCTCGCTGGAGAGAGCAACCTGGTCACTAAG gtcaaagaaaataatatctcATATGAGTTGGACTTTGCTAAGGTCTACTGGAACCCCCGCCTTTCCACAGAACACGGCCGTATCGTTGAGCTTTTAAAGCCCGGTGATGTCCTTTTCGATGTCTTTGCTGGGATCGGACCTTTTGCTATCCCAGCAGCAAAGAAGAAGTGCGTCGTATTTGCAAATGATCTCAACCCTGAATCCTACAAATGGCTTCTGCACAACTGCAAGCTAAACAAAGTAGacaacaaaatcaaagcatTCAACCTGGATGGCAGAGACTTCCTCCTGGGGCCAGTAAGAGAGGAACTCAGTAAAGCACTCGCGCTTGAAAAAGAGGCGCAGAAACCCGCTGTCCATATAGTCATGAATTTGCCAGCCTCGGCTCTCGAGTTTCTGGATGTTTTCAGGCATCTCTTGGTCGGAGAGCCCTGCGgtgctgctgtccttcccacGGTGCACTGCTATGGCTTCTCCAAGCACGAAAACCCAGCCAAAGAGATTCAGGAACGGGCTGAGGCTTCGCTGGGAGCCTCCCTGGACGGGCGCTGTGCTACGTACCTGGTGAGGAACGTTGCCCCCAACAAGGAGATGCTGTGCATTAGCTTCCAGGTTCCAGCGGATGTGCTGTACAAGAGGCCCTGCCCTGCTGAAG AAAAACCAGCCTCCAAGCGGCTGTGTACCGGCAAAGATTTCACTGAGGAAAACGTCGTGAGTTGA
- the TRMT5 gene encoding tRNA (guanine(37)-N1)-methyltransferase isoform X2 translates to MRTLWRFGRSARLLKANHSRTAAPNTSLPAVWMLLAQHSGRIPGLSAAAQTANFCTMREAVEENGSPELYSPHPEVRGMTLLNREAFKRTVVVPVLKVKKEIVHVLVKALKHTVLQRPGLKRVIEDPEDEGSKLVILDPHQVPEFSLGQAEQEVLKQLNIPPEVSRYNLELTYENFKSEEILRAVLPEGQDVTSGFSRVGHIAHFNLRDHQLPYKHLIGQVIIDKNPGITCVVNKTSIIDSTYRNFEMEVLAGESNLVTKVKENNISYELDFAKVYWNPRLSTEHGRIVELLKPGDVLFDVFAGIGPFAIPAAKKKCVVFANDLNPESYKWLLHNCKLNKVDNKIKAFNLDGRDFLLGPVREELSKALALEKEAQKPAVHIVMNLPASALEFLDVFRHLLVGEPCGAAVLPTVHCYGFSKHENPAKEIQERAEASLGASLDGRCATYLVRNVAPNKEMLCISFQVPADVLYKRPCPAEEKPASKRLCTGKDFTEENVVS, encoded by the exons ATGAG GACGCTATGGAGATTCGGACGCTCTGCCAGACTACTGAAAGCTAATCATTCCAGGACAGCTGCACCAAATACATCACTTCCAGCAGTTTGGATGCTGTTGGCGCAACATTCTGGCAGAATACCTGgcctctctgcagcagctcagacaGCCAATTTCTGTACAATGCGTGAAGCCGTGGAGGAGAACGGCAGCCCCGAACTGTACTCGCCACATCCCGAAGTGCGAGGGATGACCCTGCTCAACAGAGAAGCTTTCAAAAGGACGGTCGTTGTTCCGGTTCttaaagtaaagaaagaaatcgTCCACGTGTTGGTGAAGGCCCTGAAGCACACGGTACTGCAGCGTCCTGGGCTAAAGCGAGTGATTGAGGATCCAGAAGATGAGGGCAGTAAACTTGTTATACTGGATCCTCATCAAGTACCCGAATTCTCGCTGGGACAGGCAGAGCAAGAGGTATTAAAGCAGCTTAACATTCCTCCTGAGGTGTCCAGGTATAACTTGGAGCTGACTTACGAGAATTTCAAGTCAGAGGAGATCCTCCGAGCGGTCCTTCCCGAAGGCCAGGATGTCACCTCTGGTTTTAGCCGCGTCGGTCACATAGCTCACTTCAATCTCAGGGACCATCAACTCCCTTACAAACATTTGATTG GACAGGTTATAATCGACAAGAATCCAGGCATCACCTGTGTGGTGAATAAAACCAGCATTATTGACAGCACGTACAGAAACTTTGAAATGGAAGTGCTCGCTGGAGAGAGCAACCTGGTCACTAAG gtcaaagaaaataatatctcATATGAGTTGGACTTTGCTAAGGTCTACTGGAACCCCCGCCTTTCCACAGAACACGGCCGTATCGTTGAGCTTTTAAAGCCCGGTGATGTCCTTTTCGATGTCTTTGCTGGGATCGGACCTTTTGCTATCCCAGCAGCAAAGAAGAAGTGCGTCGTATTTGCAAATGATCTCAACCCTGAATCCTACAAATGGCTTCTGCACAACTGCAAGCTAAACAAAGTAGacaacaaaatcaaagcatTCAACCTGGATGGCAGAGACTTCCTCCTGGGGCCAGTAAGAGAGGAACTCAGTAAAGCACTCGCGCTTGAAAAAGAGGCGCAGAAACCCGCTGTCCATATAGTCATGAATTTGCCAGCCTCGGCTCTCGAGTTTCTGGATGTTTTCAGGCATCTCTTGGTCGGAGAGCCCTGCGgtgctgctgtccttcccacGGTGCACTGCTATGGCTTCTCCAAGCACGAAAACCCAGCCAAAGAGATTCAGGAACGGGCTGAGGCTTCGCTGGGAGCCTCCCTGGACGGGCGCTGTGCTACGTACCTGGTGAGGAACGTTGCCCCCAACAAGGAGATGCTGTGCATTAGCTTCCAGGTTCCAGCGGATGTGCTGTACAAGAGGCCCTGCCCTGCTGAAG AAAAACCAGCCTCCAAGCGGCTGTGTACCGGCAAAGATTTCACTGAGGAAAACGTCGTGAGTTGA
- the TRMT5 gene encoding tRNA (guanine(37)-N1)-methyltransferase isoform X1 yields the protein MAKDKPSAPLPMIAFIRTLWRFGRSARLLKANHSRTAAPNTSLPAVWMLLAQHSGRIPGLSAAAQTANFCTMREAVEENGSPELYSPHPEVRGMTLLNREAFKRTVVVPVLKVKKEIVHVLVKALKHTVLQRPGLKRVIEDPEDEGSKLVILDPHQVPEFSLGQAEQEVLKQLNIPPEVSRYNLELTYENFKSEEILRAVLPEGQDVTSGFSRVGHIAHFNLRDHQLPYKHLIGQVIIDKNPGITCVVNKTSIIDSTYRNFEMEVLAGESNLVTKVKENNISYELDFAKVYWNPRLSTEHGRIVELLKPGDVLFDVFAGIGPFAIPAAKKKCVVFANDLNPESYKWLLHNCKLNKVDNKIKAFNLDGRDFLLGPVREELSKALALEKEAQKPAVHIVMNLPASALEFLDVFRHLLVGEPCGAAVLPTVHCYGFSKHENPAKEIQERAEASLGASLDGRCATYLVRNVAPNKEMLCISFQVPADVLYKRPCPAEEKPASKRLCTGKDFTEENVVS from the exons ATGGCGAAGGACAAGCCCAGCGCCCCGCTGCCCATGATCGCGTTCATCAG GACGCTATGGAGATTCGGACGCTCTGCCAGACTACTGAAAGCTAATCATTCCAGGACAGCTGCACCAAATACATCACTTCCAGCAGTTTGGATGCTGTTGGCGCAACATTCTGGCAGAATACCTGgcctctctgcagcagctcagacaGCCAATTTCTGTACAATGCGTGAAGCCGTGGAGGAGAACGGCAGCCCCGAACTGTACTCGCCACATCCCGAAGTGCGAGGGATGACCCTGCTCAACAGAGAAGCTTTCAAAAGGACGGTCGTTGTTCCGGTTCttaaagtaaagaaagaaatcgTCCACGTGTTGGTGAAGGCCCTGAAGCACACGGTACTGCAGCGTCCTGGGCTAAAGCGAGTGATTGAGGATCCAGAAGATGAGGGCAGTAAACTTGTTATACTGGATCCTCATCAAGTACCCGAATTCTCGCTGGGACAGGCAGAGCAAGAGGTATTAAAGCAGCTTAACATTCCTCCTGAGGTGTCCAGGTATAACTTGGAGCTGACTTACGAGAATTTCAAGTCAGAGGAGATCCTCCGAGCGGTCCTTCCCGAAGGCCAGGATGTCACCTCTGGTTTTAGCCGCGTCGGTCACATAGCTCACTTCAATCTCAGGGACCATCAACTCCCTTACAAACATTTGATTG GACAGGTTATAATCGACAAGAATCCAGGCATCACCTGTGTGGTGAATAAAACCAGCATTATTGACAGCACGTACAGAAACTTTGAAATGGAAGTGCTCGCTGGAGAGAGCAACCTGGTCACTAAG gtcaaagaaaataatatctcATATGAGTTGGACTTTGCTAAGGTCTACTGGAACCCCCGCCTTTCCACAGAACACGGCCGTATCGTTGAGCTTTTAAAGCCCGGTGATGTCCTTTTCGATGTCTTTGCTGGGATCGGACCTTTTGCTATCCCAGCAGCAAAGAAGAAGTGCGTCGTATTTGCAAATGATCTCAACCCTGAATCCTACAAATGGCTTCTGCACAACTGCAAGCTAAACAAAGTAGacaacaaaatcaaagcatTCAACCTGGATGGCAGAGACTTCCTCCTGGGGCCAGTAAGAGAGGAACTCAGTAAAGCACTCGCGCTTGAAAAAGAGGCGCAGAAACCCGCTGTCCATATAGTCATGAATTTGCCAGCCTCGGCTCTCGAGTTTCTGGATGTTTTCAGGCATCTCTTGGTCGGAGAGCCCTGCGgtgctgctgtccttcccacGGTGCACTGCTATGGCTTCTCCAAGCACGAAAACCCAGCCAAAGAGATTCAGGAACGGGCTGAGGCTTCGCTGGGAGCCTCCCTGGACGGGCGCTGTGCTACGTACCTGGTGAGGAACGTTGCCCCCAACAAGGAGATGCTGTGCATTAGCTTCCAGGTTCCAGCGGATGTGCTGTACAAGAGGCCCTGCCCTGCTGAAG AAAAACCAGCCTCCAAGCGGCTGTGTACCGGCAAAGATTTCACTGAGGAAAACGTCGTGAGTTGA